A single genomic interval of Vibrio maritimus harbors:
- a CDS encoding succinylglutamate desuccinylase/aspartoacylase family protein — MTQQQLQSEYSTITALDVDSLAAGVHRFWFQASTNAMGVNIQLPVITIKAEKPGPKVMITAGVHGDELNGILTAHKLARTLENKVSAGIVTIVPSVNIPGILNHSRDFNSSDPDASPANLNRFFPGNEEGDAANRYLYRLWNHLLKPNADFAVDLHTQTRGSTYPLYVFADFRLDKALEMARLIEPDVILNDPGDAGVLETVWNSSGIPSITIEVGMGKITQPELIERTVTGVQQILINNEMLDGAVKVVEPCQLEGQSITTVRARQGGFVIPEVSLLQSVEEGELLAKQFDAFGMQIDSYHAPHSGTVLSYNVDSLRDPGALVVRLIR; from the coding sequence ATGACTCAACAACAACTTCAATCAGAGTACTCTACGATTACTGCTCTTGACGTCGATTCACTCGCTGCGGGCGTTCACCGATTTTGGTTTCAAGCTTCAACGAACGCGATGGGCGTGAATATCCAATTGCCAGTGATAACAATCAAAGCTGAAAAGCCGGGCCCTAAAGTCATGATTACTGCAGGTGTTCATGGCGATGAGCTTAACGGCATATTGACAGCTCATAAACTCGCGCGAACGCTTGAGAATAAAGTGAGTGCAGGTATAGTGACGATCGTGCCATCGGTCAACATCCCTGGTATTTTGAATCACAGTCGGGACTTTAACTCATCGGATCCAGACGCATCGCCAGCAAACTTGAACCGCTTCTTCCCTGGTAACGAAGAGGGCGATGCTGCAAACCGCTATCTTTATCGCCTTTGGAATCATTTACTTAAGCCTAATGCTGATTTTGCTGTCGACTTGCACACGCAAACTCGAGGTTCAACGTATCCGCTGTATGTGTTTGCAGACTTTCGATTGGACAAGGCCCTTGAGATGGCTCGTCTCATTGAGCCCGATGTGATCTTGAATGATCCCGGTGATGCTGGCGTACTAGAGACGGTATGGAACAGCTCAGGCATTCCAAGCATTACTATTGAGGTCGGGATGGGCAAAATCACCCAGCCAGAGTTGATTGAACGCACGGTGACTGGCGTTCAGCAAATTCTCATCAATAATGAAATGCTCGATGGAGCAGTCAAAGTGGTTGAACCATGTCAGCTGGAAGGGCAGAGCATTACCACGGTAAGAGCTCGTCAAGGTGGATTTGTCATCCCAGAAGTAAGCTTGCTACAGTCTGTTGAAGAAGGGGAGTTGCTTGCGAAACAGTTTGACGCGTTTGGTATGCAGATAGATAGCTATCATGCTCCGCATTCAGGTACGGTTCTGAGCTATAACGTTGATAGTTTGAGAGATCCGGGTGCGCTGGTTGTTCGCCTAATCCGATAA
- a CDS encoding porin, producing the protein MKKAVLASAVFAAMVSGSAMAAEVYSKDGTTLKIGGRAEFRGDFQGQASGKELEGTMDNKSRVRLNVGGETQISDNLTGFGFYEAEQTVGNSAGNDGNKEFKQRYMYAGIGTQFGDFSFGKQDTANVQVSKMTDIGTHTNTNKDFIAAGDEQVNNAIVYTGNFMDALTVQADVVASDAKDNNSYGISGIYELPIGLGIGLGYSAGDLGENAGKSNQFIGGLSYAMGPFYIAGSYTQGDLDDKATGTDGKEFTGTEIAGHYKFDGGFRIIAAYAKSEEKAENGDKTNTNDFIELTGRYDFNKSIRAYATYKFNNLKADSSTLAEDADNSLRLGLRYNF; encoded by the coding sequence ATGAAAAAGGCAGTTCTAGCGAGTGCAGTATTTGCAGCAATGGTATCCGGTTCAGCGATGGCAGCTGAGGTGTATAGCAAAGACGGTACAACACTAAAAATCGGTGGTCGCGCAGAGTTCCGTGGTGATTTCCAAGGCCAAGCTTCAGGTAAAGAACTTGAAGGCACAATGGACAACAAATCTCGCGTTCGTCTAAACGTAGGTGGCGAAACTCAGATCTCTGACAACCTAACTGGTTTTGGTTTCTACGAAGCAGAACAAACCGTTGGTAACTCTGCTGGTAACGACGGCAACAAAGAGTTCAAACAACGTTACATGTACGCTGGTATTGGCACACAGTTCGGTGACTTCTCTTTCGGTAAGCAAGACACTGCTAACGTTCAAGTTTCAAAAATGACGGATATTGGTACTCACACCAATACAAACAAAGACTTTATCGCAGCAGGTGATGAGCAAGTAAACAACGCGATTGTTTACACTGGCAACTTCATGGATGCGCTAACAGTTCAAGCGGATGTTGTAGCGTCTGATGCGAAAGACAACAACTCATACGGCATCTCAGGTATCTATGAGCTACCAATCGGCCTGGGCATCGGTCTTGGTTACTCTGCAGGTGATCTTGGTGAGAACGCTGGTAAATCTAATCAGTTTATTGGTGGTCTAAGCTATGCAATGGGTCCTTTCTACATCGCAGGTTCATACACGCAAGGTGACCTAGACGATAAAGCAACAGGTACTGATGGAAAAGAGTTCACTGGTACAGAGATCGCAGGTCACTATAAGTTTGATGGCGGGTTCCGTATCATTGCTGCATACGCGAAGTCTGAAGAAAAAGCTGAAAACGGCGACAAGACAAACACTAACGATTTCATCGAACTGACAGGCCGTTACGACTTCAACAAGAGCATTCGCGCTTACGCTACGTACAAGTTCAACAACTTGAAAGCAGATAGCTCAACTCTAGCTGAAGACGCAGACAACTCACTACGTCTGGGTCTACGTTACAACTTCTAA
- a CDS encoding glutaredoxin family protein, with protein MAQPIKLTLYRWAGSWGPFKVNIPCGECTLTKDILTDTFANELDGIPIELEVKDWLSHWWEPLKAGSWHAPILMVEGKVVSQGEALNRGVLVQSVIQEWTKRDTLQGNIVYGKATCPYCVKAKKMLDEAGIPYTYSDVVKDSAALYRMIPEVKAHIGLKTPVTVPQIWLEGEYIGGADNLEKWLKDRSHAQTPDNVVDFGEKNAS; from the coding sequence ATGGCACAACCAATCAAACTCACTCTATATCGTTGGGCAGGCAGTTGGGGACCATTCAAGGTCAACATTCCGTGTGGTGAATGTACGCTCACAAAAGACATCCTAACGGATACCTTTGCTAACGAGCTGGACGGTATTCCTATTGAGCTTGAAGTGAAAGATTGGCTGTCTCACTGGTGGGAGCCTCTTAAAGCAGGATCATGGCACGCTCCAATACTGATGGTTGAAGGTAAAGTCGTCAGTCAGGGAGAAGCCTTAAACCGCGGTGTTCTCGTGCAGTCTGTGATTCAGGAGTGGACCAAGCGCGATACCTTACAAGGTAACATTGTCTACGGTAAGGCGACCTGCCCTTATTGCGTGAAAGCCAAGAAGATGCTTGATGAAGCAGGTATCCCATACACCTATTCCGATGTCGTCAAAGACAGTGCCGCTTTGTATCGTATGATTCCTGAGGTGAAAGCACATATTGGCTTGAAGACGCCAGTGACAGTGCCGCAGATCTGGTTGGAAGGGGAATATATTGGTGGTGCGGACAATCTAGAGAAGTGGTTGAAGGATCGCAGCCACGCTCAAACGCCAGACAATGTTGTCGATTTTGGGGAGAAGAATGCTTCTTAA
- a CDS encoding DMT family transporter, producing MSSNHQPIRGAVWMLAAGASFALVNNIAQVVSINHQMPSTMVALIQYAIALVVILPYLSSLGLRHSLKTQHFSKHLFRVFLSVIGIQLWMWALAYPVPIWQGIALLMTSPLFATLGSGLLLKENVGPARWLATLFGFVGAMIILEPWADDFSWATLLPVGAAFFWACYSLMVKHLSSEDSPSTMVVYLLLLITPFNLFLAVPEWSLPSSAWVWTLLIGAGALTALAQWAIVKAYSVADASFVQPFDHAKLPMNVLAGWIVFGWAPPGRLWLGAAIIIASVAFITHWETSKRAK from the coding sequence ATGAGTTCAAACCACCAACCTATTCGCGGAGCAGTATGGATGCTAGCGGCTGGGGCGTCATTCGCGCTTGTAAATAACATTGCGCAAGTGGTCAGTATTAATCATCAAATGCCGTCTACTATGGTCGCACTGATTCAGTACGCAATAGCGCTCGTCGTGATACTGCCTTACCTCAGTTCGCTTGGGTTAAGACATTCACTAAAGACACAACATTTCTCTAAACACCTTTTTCGAGTCTTTCTCTCTGTCATTGGTATTCAGCTATGGATGTGGGCGCTTGCCTATCCCGTGCCTATTTGGCAAGGAATCGCCTTGCTAATGACATCACCTTTATTTGCAACCCTCGGTTCAGGGCTATTGCTTAAAGAGAATGTTGGTCCTGCTCGCTGGTTAGCCACTTTGTTTGGCTTTGTCGGAGCAATGATCATACTCGAACCTTGGGCGGATGATTTTAGCTGGGCAACTCTGCTGCCAGTCGGTGCTGCTTTCTTTTGGGCGTGCTACTCTTTGATGGTGAAACACTTGTCTTCGGAAGATTCACCTTCAACCATGGTGGTCTACCTACTGCTTTTGATCACGCCATTTAACTTATTTCTAGCCGTACCCGAGTGGTCTTTGCCTAGCTCAGCTTGGGTATGGACGCTTTTAATAGGCGCAGGTGCGCTCACAGCGTTGGCACAGTGGGCAATTGTAAAAGCCTACTCCGTCGCTGATGCTTCATTCGTACAACCATTTGACCATGCCAAACTGCCTATGAATGTGCTCGCTGGATGGATTGTATTTGGCTGGGCACCACCGGGACGCCTATGGTTGGGTGCTGCAATCATTATTGCTTCTGTCGCGTTCATTACCCACTGGGAAACGTCTAAACGAGCAAAGTAA
- a CDS encoding porin: MKMAAIATAITTALVSGSALAAEVYNSDGTSLSVGGRAEFRGDFQGQASGKELTGTMDNKSRFRLNVGGETQITSDLKGIGFYEAEQTVNNSGSNDQNPSFKQRYMYAGLATGGNTVSFGKQDAATVQISQMSDTISTHSGIQKTYIEAGDEQINNAINYAGYFMDALSVKASLLASNNADQDGYALSAIYNLPIGLGIGLGYAANENAGTKQDGKQFLGGLNYRLDGLYLGLTYTQGEGSKKATGNNDFNSIEFVGQYRFQNNFEVVVGYQKGEIDPEGSSKFSVSDYAELTGIYYFNSAIRAYATYKFNNLKAGDSLSDDDTISAVDADNSLRLGLRYDF; the protein is encoded by the coding sequence ATGAAAATGGCAGCCATCGCTACGGCGATTACAACAGCACTCGTCTCTGGTTCAGCACTTGCAGCAGAGGTATACAATTCAGACGGTACTTCTTTAAGCGTAGGTGGTCGAGCGGAATTCCGTGGCGACTTCCAGGGCCAAGCTTCAGGCAAAGAACTTACAGGTACAATGGACAACAAATCTCGTTTCCGTCTAAACGTTGGTGGCGAAACTCAGATTACTAGCGATCTAAAAGGTATCGGTTTTTATGAAGCAGAGCAGACCGTAAATAATAGCGGCTCTAATGACCAAAACCCTAGCTTCAAGCAACGTTACATGTATGCTGGTCTCGCTACTGGTGGCAATACGGTTAGCTTTGGTAAGCAAGATGCGGCAACCGTTCAGATCTCGCAAATGTCTGATACGATCTCTACGCACAGTGGTATCCAAAAAACGTACATAGAGGCCGGTGATGAGCAAATCAACAATGCCATCAACTACGCTGGATATTTCATGGATGCCCTGTCTGTGAAAGCAAGTTTATTAGCTTCTAACAATGCAGACCAAGATGGCTATGCTCTATCTGCAATCTATAATCTACCGATCGGCTTAGGTATTGGTCTTGGTTATGCGGCAAATGAAAACGCAGGTACAAAACAAGACGGTAAACAGTTCCTCGGTGGTCTAAATTACCGATTAGACGGTCTATATCTTGGTTTAACATACACTCAAGGCGAAGGTTCTAAGAAAGCAACAGGCAACAATGACTTCAACAGTATCGAATTCGTTGGTCAATATAGATTCCAAAACAACTTTGAAGTTGTTGTTGGCTATCAAAAAGGTGAAATCGATCCAGAAGGTAGTTCTAAGTTCAGCGTGAGCGACTATGCTGAGTTGACGGGTATTTACTACTTTAATAGTGCAATTCGCGCTTATGCAACTTACAAATTTAACAACCTGAAGGCAGGCGATAGTTTATCAGACGACGATACTATTTCTGCTGTAGACGCAGACAACTCGCTACGTCTAGGTCTACGTTACGACTTCTAA
- a CDS encoding porin: MNKTLLAVAVTAAAIGTQANALELYNKEGTQMNIGGHVTVGLTSANGKNKDAAVEEKSPRINLEVIQDLGNGFKADFKGEWQLNMLEGGENSFKTRLGYIGLGHDTYGRLAAGTQWSPYYMAAGVVDTPIGWSNEFLYDNHGFFGTARAEKMAAYSNTFDFEDAGSLYIGGGWQGYNEQKDSAGQEWLTTQNRAQVAAGYNIAGFNVNAAFNSGNIIDKKQGKQKTAESALVSAKYGNFGSGLYVAATYADNKHMNSFDNQLIDSTKAFDSILAYGLDFGLNLILKHEEMNDDKNNLRVKSGTSVQAEYTISPRLRAYTGYNYDNQGEGKYMKAKDHQFIIGTRFYL; the protein is encoded by the coding sequence ATGAACAAAACACTACTAGCAGTAGCAGTTACAGCTGCAGCAATCGGTACTCAAGCTAACGCACTAGAGCTATACAACAAAGAAGGCACGCAGATGAACATCGGCGGTCACGTAACTGTTGGTCTAACAAGTGCAAACGGTAAGAACAAAGATGCAGCTGTTGAAGAGAAGTCTCCACGTATCAATCTAGAAGTTATCCAAGACCTAGGTAACGGCTTCAAGGCTGATTTCAAAGGTGAATGGCAACTAAACATGCTAGAAGGCGGCGAAAACTCGTTCAAGACCCGTCTGGGCTACATCGGCCTTGGTCACGACACATACGGTCGTCTAGCTGCTGGTACACAGTGGTCTCCTTACTACATGGCTGCGGGTGTAGTTGATACTCCAATCGGTTGGTCAAACGAGTTCCTATACGACAACCACGGTTTCTTCGGTACTGCACGTGCTGAAAAAATGGCAGCATACTCAAACACATTTGATTTTGAAGATGCAGGTTCACTATACATCGGTGGTGGCTGGCAAGGTTACAACGAGCAAAAAGACTCTGCAGGGCAAGAGTGGTTAACGACTCAAAACCGCGCACAAGTTGCTGCTGGCTACAACATCGCTGGCTTCAACGTAAACGCTGCATTCAACTCTGGCAATATCATCGATAAGAAACAAGGCAAGCAAAAAACTGCTGAATCTGCGCTAGTGTCTGCTAAATACGGTAACTTCGGTTCTGGTCTGTACGTTGCGGCAACCTATGCTGACAACAAGCACATGAACTCTTTTGACAACCAGCTAATTGATAGCACTAAAGCATTCGACTCTATCCTTGCTTACGGTCTAGATTTCGGTCTAAACCTAATCCTTAAGCACGAAGAGATGAACGACGACAAAAATAACCTACGCGTTAAGTCTGGTACGTCTGTTCAAGCTGAGTACACAATCTCTCCTCGCCTACGTGCATACACAGGTTACAACTACGATAACCAAGGTGAAGGCAAGTACATGAAAGCGAAAGACCACCAGTTCATCATCGGTACTCGTTTCTACCTATAA
- the yfcC gene encoding putative basic amino acid antiporter YfcC: MPDTLILIFIVGILATLLTYFIPAGHFDSQEVTYLVDGAEKSRTVIDPHSFEYATDENGDLVYKSVGLFASGGGIGLMNFAFEGLVSGSKWGSAIGVIMFMLVIGGAFGIVMRTGTIDNGILRLIDKTKGSEALFIPVLFSLFSLGGAVFGMGEEAVAFAIIIAPLMVRLGYDGITTVMVTYVATQIGFATSWMNPFSVAVAQGIAGIPVLSGMTMRMVMWAAFTIIGIVFTMVYASRVKANPELSYSHRTDGYFRKQADTVQESRWNLGDTLVLFTVVVTTIWVVWGVVAHAWYIPEIASQFFTMGFVAGLIGVIFRLNGMTLNDMADAFKEGASIMLAPALLVGCAKGVLLILGGGTTDESSVLNSILNSAGGMISGLPDVAAAWLMFAFQSIFNFFVTSGSGQAALTMPLLAPLADIAGVTRQVAVLAFQLGDGFTNVIVPTSASLMATLGVCRIDWGDWAKFCWRFILLLFVLASFVVIGAHLAGFA; the protein is encoded by the coding sequence ATGCCGGATACTCTTATCCTAATCTTTATCGTTGGCATCCTAGCAACGTTGTTGACCTATTTTATTCCAGCTGGTCATTTCGACAGTCAAGAAGTGACCTACTTGGTGGATGGTGCAGAGAAGTCTCGTACGGTAATTGATCCGCACTCTTTTGAGTATGCAACCGATGAAAATGGCGATCTGGTATACAAGTCAGTAGGCTTGTTTGCATCAGGTGGCGGCATTGGTCTTATGAACTTCGCGTTTGAAGGTCTGGTTTCTGGCTCTAAGTGGGGTTCAGCGATTGGTGTCATTATGTTCATGCTGGTTATTGGTGGTGCATTTGGCATTGTAATGCGCACTGGTACTATTGATAACGGTATCCTAAGACTTATCGACAAAACTAAAGGCAGCGAAGCGCTGTTTATTCCAGTTTTGTTCAGTTTGTTCTCCCTCGGTGGTGCGGTATTTGGTATGGGTGAAGAAGCGGTTGCTTTCGCCATTATCATTGCGCCATTAATGGTTAGGCTTGGCTATGATGGCATTACGACGGTAATGGTCACCTACGTAGCGACTCAAATCGGTTTTGCTACTTCGTGGATGAATCCATTCTCAGTAGCCGTCGCTCAAGGTATCGCTGGCATCCCAGTGCTATCAGGTATGACTATGCGTATGGTGATGTGGGCAGCGTTTACGATCATCGGTATTGTTTTCACTATGGTGTACGCCTCTCGTGTCAAGGCGAATCCAGAGCTGTCATACAGCCACCGCACGGACGGGTACTTTAGAAAGCAAGCGGATACGGTACAAGAATCTCGCTGGAACCTTGGTGACACTTTAGTTCTGTTCACTGTCGTTGTAACGACTATCTGGGTAGTCTGGGGTGTAGTGGCTCACGCGTGGTACATTCCAGAAATCGCGTCTCAGTTCTTCACTATGGGCTTTGTTGCGGGGCTTATTGGTGTGATTTTCCGTCTAAATGGTATGACGCTAAACGACATGGCTGATGCATTTAAAGAAGGTGCTTCTATCATGCTAGCGCCTGCGTTATTGGTTGGTTGTGCTAAGGGTGTCTTGCTGATTCTCGGTGGTGGTACAACGGATGAATCGAGCGTATTGAACTCAATTCTAAACAGCGCTGGCGGCATGATCAGTGGTCTTCCTGATGTGGCTGCTGCGTGGCTAATGTTCGCTTTCCAATCAATTTTTAACTTCTTTGTGACCTCTGGCTCTGGTCAGGCTGCGTTGACGATGCCGTTGCTTGCGCCACTTGCTGACATCGCAGGCGTAACACGCCAAGTAGCAGTGTTGGCGTTCCAACTAGGAGATGGCTTCACTAACGTTATTGTACCAACTTCAGCATCGCTCATGGCAACTCTCGGTGTCTGCCGTATCGATTGGGGTGACTGGGCAAAATTCTGCTGGCGCTTTATACTGCTGTTATTCGTTTTAGCAAGTTTTGTGGTCATTGGCGCGCACCTCGCAGGATTCGCGTAA
- a CDS encoding response regulator transcription factor translates to MLYPNSKDCLIVDNYPIVRESIAKIVTSIDDMNLVHQTASIQTALNLVKTGNIELIILDVNLAEADGFELMRRAYAAGYKGKAIFVSSYGYPVYSETAYKLGANGYISKSEDTALIRDAIAGVMRGYNLFKTDYKQRSRNIVLSQRETVVFNYLKKGYTNKQISEFLSLSAKTISTYKSRILDKYEANSIVELLHTQDVVQTQPDAPIANLAPMVEAPVAMA, encoded by the coding sequence ATGCTCTATCCAAACAGCAAAGATTGTCTCATCGTTGATAACTACCCAATCGTTAGGGAGTCTATCGCTAAGATTGTCACCAGTATCGATGACATGAACTTAGTGCACCAAACTGCCAGCATTCAGACTGCTCTAAATCTGGTGAAAACGGGTAATATCGAACTGATCATTCTAGATGTGAACCTAGCAGAGGCTGACGGGTTTGAACTTATGCGTCGTGCCTATGCTGCAGGTTATAAGGGAAAAGCGATATTCGTGTCCAGTTACGGCTACCCGGTATATTCCGAAACCGCTTATAAACTTGGCGCTAACGGCTATATTAGCAAGTCAGAAGACACTGCGCTCATTCGCGATGCGATTGCGGGAGTCATGCGTGGCTACAATCTGTTTAAAACAGATTACAAGCAACGCAGCCGCAATATTGTGTTATCACAACGTGAAACCGTGGTGTTTAACTACCTCAAAAAAGGTTACACCAATAAACAGATCTCTGAGTTTCTATCATTGAGTGCGAAAACCATCAGTACGTATAAGTCACGTATTCTCGACAAGTACGAAGCGAACTCAATTGTAGAGTTATTGCATACTCAAGATGTTGTTCAAACGCAGCCTGACGCACCTATTGCTAACTTGGCACCTATGGTTGAAGCGCCAGTCGCTATGGCCTAA
- a CDS encoding porin, which yields MKKAVLASAVVSALMSGIVGAAEVYSNDGTSLEVGGRMEFRGDFGGADDGTKIDGTMKNKSRARLSIQGKTQISDNLTGFGKYEAEHGVPDSAGKDNKSDFKQRYMFAGLGTQYGAVSFGKQDTAGVIISQMSDNGQIYTGIQKEFINAGNEQVNNTVKYSAEFMDALTIEASAILASGKNEDGAGIAAKYQMPFGLSVGLGYAQNGNGQTNGIDEGNAKQTIAGLGYNIGGLELGATYTQGKLDDKKGTDFKGAELSAAYKITGGFSVLAAYQNTEKDSVDANSGKEKTNFYELTGQYKFNSNLRTYLAFKLNNLKKGESSKLTAVDAEDSMRLGVRYDF from the coding sequence ATGAAAAAAGCAGTATTAGCGAGTGCAGTAGTATCAGCGTTGATGTCAGGTATTGTTGGCGCAGCAGAAGTTTACAGCAATGATGGTACTTCTCTAGAGGTTGGCGGTCGTATGGAGTTTCGTGGTGACTTTGGCGGGGCAGATGACGGTACTAAGATTGACGGCACAATGAAAAACAAGAGCCGTGCACGTCTAAGCATCCAAGGTAAGACTCAAATTAGCGACAACCTAACTGGTTTCGGTAAGTATGAAGCAGAACACGGCGTTCCAGATTCAGCAGGTAAAGACAACAAGTCTGATTTTAAACAGCGCTACATGTTCGCAGGTCTTGGCACTCAATATGGTGCTGTGTCATTCGGTAAGCAAGATACGGCCGGCGTTATCATTTCTCAAATGTCTGACAATGGTCAAATCTACACAGGTATTCAAAAAGAGTTCATCAACGCGGGTAACGAGCAAGTCAACAACACTGTGAAGTACTCTGCTGAATTCATGGATGCCCTAACTATCGAAGCATCTGCAATCCTAGCTTCTGGCAAAAACGAAGATGGTGCGGGTATCGCAGCGAAATACCAAATGCCGTTTGGTCTGTCTGTCGGTCTTGGTTATGCACAAAATGGTAATGGTCAAACAAACGGTATCGACGAAGGCAACGCAAAACAAACAATTGCAGGCCTTGGCTACAACATCGGCGGACTAGAGCTTGGCGCTACCTATACTCAAGGTAAGCTAGATGACAAGAAAGGTACTGACTTTAAAGGTGCTGAGCTTTCAGCAGCTTACAAAATCACAGGCGGCTTCTCGGTTCTTGCGGCTTACCAGAACACAGAAAAAGACTCCGTTGACGCAAACAGTGGCAAAGAAAAAACCAATTTCTATGAGCTGACAGGTCAATACAAGTTCAACAGCAACCTACGCACTTACCTTGCATTTAAGCTCAACAACCTCAAGAAAGGCGAATCAAGTAAACTTACTGCGGTAGATGCTGAAGATTCAATGCGTCTAGGTGTTCGCTACGATTTCTAA
- a CDS encoding porin, whose translation MNKKFIALAVAAAAFGTSAQAVELYNKDGSTFSIGGHATVGVAGGDESHFAVDEKSPRINMEATQDLGNGFTADVKGEWALNMLNGGDNSFTTRLGYIGVSHDDYGRLAAGTQWSPYYAAAGIADMPIAFANDFLYDNHGALGTGRADSLVAYTKGFEFGNAGALNVGLGWQGSADLLDEDGNKFGITDDRGQVALGYDIANFNVNYAYTGGDIVVNSQTEKAQSHVVSAKYGQYGNGLFVAGVVAMNEYMNGASISAGSLPLEETRAYEAIVAYGLTNSLNLSVNYEAVSDEKKSDTVYATSAIQAEYDIHPRVRAFVAYEFDLQGTGEYKEAKDNQYAAGVRFFL comes from the coding sequence ATGAACAAAAAATTTATCGCACTAGCAGTGGCAGCTGCAGCATTCGGTACTTCTGCACAAGCAGTTGAACTATACAACAAAGACGGTTCTACTTTCTCTATCGGCGGTCACGCGACTGTTGGTGTTGCAGGTGGTGACGAAAGCCATTTCGCAGTTGACGAAAAATCTCCACGTATCAACATGGAAGCAACTCAAGACCTAGGCAACGGCTTCACAGCTGACGTTAAAGGTGAGTGGGCGCTTAACATGCTAAACGGTGGTGACAACTCATTCACTACTCGTCTTGGTTACATCGGTGTTTCTCACGATGATTACGGTCGTCTAGCAGCTGGTACACAGTGGTCTCCATACTACGCAGCAGCTGGTATCGCTGATATGCCAATCGCGTTCGCGAACGACTTCCTATACGACAACCACGGTGCTCTAGGTACTGGTCGTGCAGACAGCCTAGTTGCTTACACTAAAGGCTTTGAGTTTGGTAACGCTGGTGCACTTAACGTTGGTCTAGGTTGGCAAGGTTCTGCTGATCTTCTAGACGAAGACGGCAACAAGTTCGGCATCACTGATGACCGTGGTCAAGTTGCTCTTGGCTATGACATTGCTAACTTCAACGTGAACTACGCATACACTGGCGGTGACATCGTAGTTAACTCTCAAACAGAGAAAGCTCAATCTCACGTTGTTTCTGCTAAGTACGGTCAATACGGTAACGGTCTATTCGTTGCTGGTGTTGTAGCAATGAACGAATACATGAACGGTGCTTCTATCTCTGCTGGTTCTCTACCTCTAGAAGAGACTCGCGCATACGAAGCAATCGTAGCTTACGGTCTAACTAACAGCCTAAACCTAAGCGTTAACTACGAAGCAGTAAGCGATGAGAAGAAGAGCGACACAGTTTACGCGACTTCTGCTATCCAAGCTGAGTACGACATCCACCCACGCGTGCGTGCATTCGTAGCTTACGAGTTCGACCTACAAGGTACTGGCGAATACAAAGAAGCTAAAGACAACCAATACGCAGCTGGCGTACGTTTCTTCCTATAA